The Suricata suricatta isolate VVHF042 chromosome 15, meerkat_22Aug2017_6uvM2_HiC, whole genome shotgun sequence genome includes the window tcccgcagTGCACCAAGAGCTTTTCAAACGCCCGAGCACTAGAAATGCACCTGAATTCCCACAGCGGTAAGTGCTCCCCTTGTTCCTTCATTTGCTCCAGAAAACTATCCTTCTCTACAGACgtgcatatattcatatatgcaaACATCTATGATTCTCCGTCCATCTGTGCCTATGAAATCAAAATCAGACTTGCCAGACCAGCTGATTGCTATCTTATGTCACTTGTCATCAGTATATTCTACTCAAAGGACTTGGGTCTGAATTCTTTCCTAACAATTAGACTCCTCATATTGCAGGCCAGATTTGGTTAACAGCATCATTTGAGAAATAAAGTCTCAGGACCCTTTGTGTATTGTCATTAATATTCATTGATTTAAGTCTCAAGTGATCTTTGGAAACTGACCATACTGTTACCCATGTGGTAGGAAATACACAGTAGGTACATACAAATAAGTATTTGCTGACTGGAAGGAACACTGTTATTTTGATAgatccaaataaaatcacatttgagAGATTCACTTTTAAATATGAATCTATAAATGCTCTTCTAGAGCACGCATAACAGCCTCACTGATTTTTATGACATAAAACCACTTTTAGTACCACgtttttaaattccttaagaaaaatgaagctaaCAAATGggtttgttttgctgtgttttgcTTTAGTTCACTCTTAACGGAGAGGTCgcaattattcccattttattttggaattatatGCCCGAAGATTGTTGGTATCATTACAGAGTATTctaattctgtattttgtttaaattaagtTAATCTAATGTACAGAATTATACTCAGTTTAGATACTTCTAGGAACATTTTTGAATAGGCAAACCAAGGTTTAGGCATCAgagttcttcagtttctttaatacaAAACTTATAAAGTCCTTCTGAGTGACTTCCTTCACCGTTTTTGCTTGAGTTGAagaattaaaaaactgaaatggcTGAGTTTTTTGAAAAACCTAGCCCTAGTGCTCTAGTACAGTGCACGCTTTTGTCTTTGAACCTATAAAAATAGGCAATTTCCTTTCTAGacattctcttccccttccctacaAATGAGCTATCTTTATGTAGGTGATAAGGTAGAGGAAGCAGAAACAGGTCAGCTGTCTCAGATGGTGAATAGTCAGtcattcacaaaacaaaaatagagataGAGGAAACTTTCAGctaaatagaaaaatgagtaTTGAGTCAGttaaggagaaaaggagacaggaatAAGAAGTCCCCTTTTATTGCTATAGGACTGGGTTTTTCCTACCATATTTTCAGCCAATAAATAGAAAAGGCAATTTTCATTTTAGTCTAAAGTGCAGAGGGCACAAGCCATGCCTGACTTAGCTATATGGCAACAAATGAGAACTAGAATTGACCTTAGTGAGTAAAAGTATCCAGATCTCAATTCCAATACAtgtgggagggggtgggcggggggtATGTTTTTCTCATAACCACCAAACAGTTCTCCAGATGCAAGCGTGCCCCATAATTTAACTTAGTTCTAACACTATGACCTGGAGCAGAGTCAGATTTTACAGATTAGGGAGTCAGCCCCCTGCTCCAACTTCAGATGCCAGTAGAAAGCCCAGGTTGTTACCTGTACTTTGACCAACTGTCTATAAATCAGAGGTCACTAAGATCTCTCTATGTCTTCAATTAGTTTGCTGGattgactcacagaactcaggggaTCCATTTACTcactagattaccagtttattatacgAGGTAAAGATTTAGGAACAGTGAGATGTAAGAGATTCCCAGAGCAAGGTTTGTGGAAAGGGTGAGGAGCTTCCGTGCCCTCTCCCAGCCTGCCAGTCTCCTCCAACCACCTGGGAAGCTCTCTGAAACCAGTCCTTTccggtttttatggaggcttcatttcATAGGCACGACTGATTAAATCATTGACTGCTCAGTCTCCAGCCCCGCTCCCTttacctccttcccctctggaGAGGAGGGACTAAATATTCAAACCCTCCTAGTTACAAGGTTGGTTTCCTGGGCAACCAGCCCTACCCTTAGGTAACCTagggctttccaaaagtcactacattaacacacacaaaaaaataccttattcttatcacaggaaattccaagggtttaaGGAGCTGTGAGCCAGGAAGCCTGGTCAAAGACCTAATATATCTGAATGACCAAATACACATtacttataaatcacaatatcacagtaAGGTTTACTTACCAATCATTggtgatattcaaaataatttataactgaCTAGAAACAGGCAGTGATTGGTCAACAAGAAGGTCAGTCTTAAATGACTGTATTAACATACTGGTGTCTACCAGCCGAATATCAGCCCTGGATTGAGATAAACCATGTTCAGCAAAATCAGTGCATAAAAAGCTAGATTTGTACCAAAGATAAATTAAGGGGTTATTGATTACTTTGCAAAATGGTTCCCACTtggattctttttaataaatacctaatctagagcactgggagttatttGATTTGCAACTGGGTTATCAATGTCAACTCTAACGCCTGCCTGCTTCTTCCTAGTGCAGGGCATAGTGTTGTAATGAGAAGGTTATTGGATTCGAAATTATAAAATCGCAGGTTCGGGCACGGCTCCATGCTTTAGTACCACAATCAATTCCCTTGACCTCCTTGAATTTATTCCCTGACCTATACAGTGGAGACAATGAAGGCTGTCCCAAGTGCTATGATAATATTTTTGGCTGTGCTCTGGAAACCACGAGGTGCTATTACTCAGATGACCAACCTGACAAAAGACGTCACAAGAAAAAAGTTAATGTCACAAGTGAGAGTCTGAAAGATTTCAGTTCTTTCCTGCAATGTAAAGGTTCATAGCGTTAGAAAACCAGCGCATGTGGTTCTCAGTCTTCTTATTTTGTATGTCTCTCCAGGAGTGAAAATGGAAGAATTCCTCCCCCCTGGTGCTAGTCTAAAATGCACCGTCTGTAGCTACACTGCTGATTCCGTGATCGGCTTTCACCAACACCTGTTCTCCCATCTCACTCAAGCTGCCTTCCGATGCAATCACTGCCACTTCGGCTTCCAGACTCAGAGGGAGTTATTGCAGCACCAGGAGCTCCACGTCCCTGGAGGCAAACTTCCCAGAGAAGGTGACATGGAACACTCTCCAAGTGGAACCGAAGACAGCTTACAGCCAGCCCCGGACTTGCTGACCAGAAGCGAACTCCCCCAGAGCCAAAAGGCCATGCAGACTAAAGACGCGAGCTCTGACACAGAGCTGGACAAGTGTGAGAAAAAGACTCAGCTCTTTCTCACTAACCAGAGACCAGAGATACAGCCTACAGCAAATAAACAAAGCTTTTCTTACACGAAAATAAAGTCTGAGCCCTCCAGTCCTAGACTTGCCTCATCTCCGGTCCAGCCTAATGTTGGGCCTTCTTTCCCTGTGGGCCCTTTTCTATCTCAGTTTGCTTTTCCCCAAGATATCACAATGGTCCCTCAAGCTTCAGAGATCTTAGCCAAGATGTCTGAACTGGTACATCGGCGACTGAGGCACGGGAGTAGTAGCTACCCTCCCGTGATTTACAGCCCTTTGATGCCCAAGGGCGCCACTTGTTTTGAGTGTAACATAACATTCAATAATTTGGATAATTATCTAGTGCACAAAAAACATTATTGCAGCAGCCGATGGCAGCAGATGGCCAAGTCCCCAGAGTTCCCTGGCGTTTCAGAAAAGATGCCTGAGGCCGTGAGCCCCAACACTGGTCAAACCCCCATAAACCTTCTCAACCCAGCTGCTCATTCTGCTGATCCTGAGAACCCCCTTCTTCCAACATCCTGCATCAATTCTTCCACTGTTTTAGATTTAATTGGGCCAAATGGGAAGGGCCATGACAAGGACTTTTCCACTCAAGCTAAGAAGCTCTCCACCCCTAACAGCAATGAtgataaaattaatggaaaaccTGTTGATGTGAAAAATCCCAGTGTCCCCTTAGTGGATGGGGAAAGTGACCCAAATAAGACCACCTGCGAAGCTTGCAACATTACCTTCAGCCGGCATGAAACATACATGGTCCACAAACAGTATTATTGCGCCACGCGCCACGACCCTCCACTGAAGAGGTCCGCTTCCAACAAAGTGCCTGCCATGCAGAGAACCATGCGCACCCGCAAGCGAAGGAAGATGTATGAGATGTGCCTACCCGAACAGGAGCAAAGGCCTCCCCTGGTCCAACAGCGATTTCTTGACGTCGCCAACCTCAGCAATCCTTGTACCTCCACTCAAGAACCCACGGAAGGGCTAGGAGAGTGCTACCACCCAAGATGTGATATCTTTCCAGGAATCGTCTCAAAGCACTTGGAAACTTCTCTGACCATCAACAAATGTGTTCCGGTTTCCAAATGCGACACGACTCATTCCAGCGTTTCCTGCCTCGAGATGGACGTGCCCATAGATCTCAGCAAAAAGTGTTTATCCCAGTCTGAGCGGACGAGCACGTCCCCCAAAAGGCTGCTGGACTACCACGAGTGCACTGTGTGCAAGATCAGCTTCAATAAAGTGGAGAACTACCTGGCCCACAAGCAGAATTTCTGCCCAGTCACAGCGCATCAGCGGAACGACCTGGGTCAGCTCGACAGCAAAGTGTTTCCAAACCCAGAAAGCGAAAGAAACAGCCCTGATGTCAGCTATGAAAGAAGCataataaaatgtgagaaaaacgGAAACCTGAAGCAGCCTTCCCCTAATGGAAACCTATTTTCATCCCACTTAGCAACCCTGCAAGGCCTGAAAGTCTTCAGTGAAGCGGCTCAGCTCATTGccacaaaagaggaaaacaaacatttgtttcttcCCCAATGCCTTTACCCCGGAGCAATAAAGAAGGCAAAAGGGGCTGACCAGCTTTCTCCGTATTATGGAATAAAGCCAAGCGATTATATTTCCGGTTCCCTTGTCATCCACAACACTGACGTCGAGCAAAGCACAAATGCCGAAAACGAATCCCCTAAAGGCCAGGCCTCCTCAAACGGGTGCGCCCCGCCGAAGAAAGATTCTCTGCCGCTGTTACCCAAAAACAGAGGCATGGTAATAGTCAACGGTGGACTGAAGCAAGACGAGAGGCCGGCCGCCAACCCACAGCAAGAGAACATTTCCCAGAATCCTCAGCATGAAGAGGGCCACAAATCCCCGTCTTGGATCTCTGAGAACCCGTTAGCCACAAATGAGAATGTCTCACCCGGAATTCCTAACGCGGAGGAACAGTTGTCTAGCATAGCAAAAGGTGTGAATGGCTCCGGCCAGGCTCCCACCAGCGGGAAATACTGCCGCCTGTGTGACATCCAGTTCAACAACCTCTCAAACTTTATAACTCACAAGAAGTTTTATTGCTCATCACATGCGGCGGAACACGTCAAATGAAATAACTTCATCATTAAACACCAGTCACCTTTGGTACCAGTGTTTAGTATGTGGTTCCACCCagtccagaaaaacaaaacaacaaaacaaaaacaaaaacaaaagctgttTGAATTACATCTGGGCAATCAGGAGAGAATTCATTAAAGCTGAGTTGAAGACTTAAGGTGTAATTTCATTACAGTCCATTAGTAAAGTGTATTATTGGtgccattttcaaaaaaaattaatttattttaccaGCAGTATTCATAGCTGtggttatgttattttttatttaaaaactttatattaaaGTCATTTGTAATGTTATTGTATAGTTATTGTGTAGCACATATGGTTTGCACTGTATAGTAGCTTTTAAAGAAACTAGTCACGAACAATACCGAAAAGCATTTTAGAAATAGCTTCAAAAGCACTTGTGTATCTTGATTTCTTCTTATATGCTGTTGcagatatatgtatatgctaAAATATAACTTGCAACAATGTTCTAAATACACATGCTATAAGTTCGCCTTAAGATTTCAATTCTTGGATAATCAGGCTCTGTTTGCACTTTATATTTTAGCAAATACAGTCTCTTAGTCACTAGGCTTTGCATTTGTATGTAGCTGTATGTTTCTGTCCATTTTCTTAATCTTAAACATGTATGTTAAATGAAGAtggcaatttttttcttgtatagtACTTGTATTTTCTTTCGCTGATGCAGCTCTGTCTCAATTTTTAAACCTTTGCTGTTAAATGCAATACTTtataaagaatgaacaaaattacTGGAAGCAGTATTGTAAGTAATGAGGTAGTATTAAtcagttttatcttttgaaaGGCACAGTCTAAATCGAAACCCTAAACTCAATGCTGCAAGTATGAATTTAATTCATATATAAGATCTATTTAAATATAAGAGTAGCAATACTGCACCTGGTGATCACAAAGATAATGTTCTACTTCTGATAGAAATAATTTCTCAACAAATGTTGTTACTATGCATGTATATGGATGGAATAAAATTCCAGATTGTTGGAGAAGTTTgacagactttttttctttaaaatacaaaggGAAGTCTATATACCTATTCTTTGTGATGAGAACAGGTTCAAAtatattagatagatagatagatagatagatagatagatagatagatagacagatatagatagatagatgatagatatagtGACAAGTCAGTAGATCAGTAAAGGAATAGATTGTCCATTATATGCACCTAATTAACATAACATATGTAACATCATATTAGTATGAACAAGATACTGCAAGCTATGGAACTAGAAGACTTTTccattatatctatatataacaAACACTATCTTTCTGTTCTCTACCCCCCACCACACTGTAGCACAGAAAGAGACAATTTCCCATGTCGAAAAGACCTACAAAGCCTATGCACAAGACTTATAACATGTTGCTCAAAAACACCCAACTTTTAAATGAAGTTTACCAGAGAGAGAGGTTTACATTATTAAGGAGCAATGAAGTGGTATAGTCAAGTGATTTTGATGAGTAAAGACATACAAGTTTCACGCAATTTGCATAAGACCCTAGATTTCACACGTCTCATTTGTACATTCCAAGGGTTTGCATATTGATGGGGAGTGGAGAACAGATGACATGAGTCAGATCACGGAGGGCTCTCCAGGGGTATTGAGGTGTGATTCAAGAGGCAAGGCACCTATTGCCAATCACGACAAACTGCAATCTACTGCAATTTTAGAAACATCCTGATCAGAAAAGACAATGACCTCCCTGTAGTTAAGATGCACCATTTGCAGGTAGGTTGTGATGCACTATTCTTTGTCCATACTGAATATGGTAACATAATGAACTTAAGGTGCCAGCCTGAACACAGCATATAAATACTGTgacaaaacataaattaaaaaaaaaactgtactgcTCAGAAGATTTCTCCAGTTGTTGTCaagaataactatttttaaatgtaaaatcttgACCTTAACTAATGTTTTCCATGTCAGTCAGTGACTAAGCAGGGAGGTAAACAGAACTGATCTACTTAATAGAGTTTTGCAGGAGTCTCTGGAAGCCTCAGAGCCTTGGGAACTCCCAGATATGTTCATAAGGACCCGTGCATTTCTCAGGTGGGACTAGCAGGACTGGGTAGTTACAACACGGCTTGTCTCCCCaatctcttcttttccctcttctctaggaaggaaggaaagagagggtgggaggggaagagggggacagaccaaaagaaaaacagaaagaaagagagacagacaggaaggaagcgagggagagagggaggaagaagtcaGCCTATCTTTATTGGCCACCACGGAATGTACCCACTCTTTGGGGGATGAAAGCAGAGGTATAATCCATGATTGCTTCCCTAAAGGAATTTACACTCTGACTTAGTTTAGAGCTTCTCAACACTGTTCCTTCATT containing:
- the ZFPM2 gene encoding zinc finger protein ZFPM2, whose amino-acid sequence is MCFHHRERGPLEDAIEEEEEECPSEETDIISKGDFPLEESFSTEFGPENLSCEEVEYFCNKGDDEGVQETAESDGDTQSEKPGQPGVETEDWDGPGELEVFQKDGERKIQSRQQLPVGTTWGPFVGKMDLNNNSLKTKAQVPMVLTAGPKWLLDVTWQGVEDNKNNCIVYSKGGQLWCTTTKAISEGEELIAFVVDFDSRLQAASQMTLAEGMYPARLLDSIQLLPQQAAMASILPTAIVNKDIFPCKSCGIWYRSERNLQAHLMYYCSGRQREAAPASEENEDSAPQISSLCPFPQCTKSFSNARALEMHLNSHSGVKMEEFLPPGASLKCTVCSYTADSVIGFHQHLFSHLTQAAFRCNHCHFGFQTQRELLQHQELHVPGGKLPREGDMEHSPSGTEDSLQPAPDLLTRSELPQSQKAMQTKDASSDTELDKCEKKTQLFLTNQRPEIQPTANKQSFSYTKIKSEPSSPRLASSPVQPNVGPSFPVGPFLSQFAFPQDITMVPQASEILAKMSELVHRRLRHGSSSYPPVIYSPLMPKGATCFECNITFNNLDNYLVHKKHYCSSRWQQMAKSPEFPGVSEKMPEAVSPNTGQTPINLLNPAAHSADPENPLLPTSCINSSTVLDLIGPNGKGHDKDFSTQAKKLSTPNSNDDKINGKPVDVKNPSVPLVDGESDPNKTTCEACNITFSRHETYMVHKQYYCATRHDPPLKRSASNKVPAMQRTMRTRKRRKMYEMCLPEQEQRPPLVQQRFLDVANLSNPCTSTQEPTEGLGECYHPRCDIFPGIVSKHLETSLTINKCVPVSKCDTTHSSVSCLEMDVPIDLSKKCLSQSERTSTSPKRLLDYHECTVCKISFNKVENYLAHKQNFCPVTAHQRNDLGQLDSKVFPNPESERNSPDVSYERSIIKCEKNGNLKQPSPNGNLFSSHLATLQGLKVFSEAAQLIATKEENKHLFLPQCLYPGAIKKAKGADQLSPYYGIKPSDYISGSLVIHNTDVEQSTNAENESPKGQASSNGCAPPKKDSLPLLPKNRGMVIVNGGLKQDERPAANPQQENISQNPQHEEGHKSPSWISENPLATNENVSPGIPNAEEQLSSIAKGVNGSGQAPTSGKYCRLCDIQFNNLSNFITHKKFYCSSHAAEHVK